In the Apteryx mantelli isolate bAptMan1 chromosome 1, bAptMan1.hap1, whole genome shotgun sequence genome, one interval contains:
- the GSTK1 gene encoding glutathione S-transferase kappa 1, giving the protein MAAARTLVELFYDVVSPYSWLGFEVLCRYQHIWNIDLRFRPAFLGGIMQATGNKPPAMLPKRAEYLLKDIKRLGKYYQVPVQISADDFQRVLDKGSLGAMRFITAIDMTQPRFLEPVSREFWIRFWSQHEDISQPTSILAVARQAGLSSEQAQKLLEMVSSPAVKNRLKETTEDAIKYGAFGMPAVVAHFNGEQHLFFGSDRLELLGSVIGEKWLGPVPSLPSPKM; this is encoded by the exons atggcggcggcgcggACGCTCGTGGAGCTCTTCTACGATGTTGTGTCGCCGTACTCCTGGCTCGGCTTCGAG GTACTCTGCCGGTACCAGCACATCTGGAACATTGATCTGCGTTTTCGTCCAGCTTTTCTTGGTGGCATAATGCAGGCAACTG GTAACAAGCCCCCAGCAATGTTGCCAAAGCGTGCCGAATATTTGCTGAAGGATATAAAAAGGCTGGGAAAATATTACCAAGTCCCTGTACAAATTTCAGCAGATGACTTCCAACGTGTCCTCGATAAAG GCAGTCTTGGTGCCATGCGCTTTATCACAGCCATTGATATGACACAACCACGGTTCTTGGAACCTGTATCTAGAGAGTTCTGGATACGTTTTTGGTCACAG CATGAAGATATCAGTCAGCCGACAAGTATATTGGCT GTTGCAAGACAGGCTGGGCTGTCATCAGAGCAGGCCCAGAAGCTACTTGAAATGGTTTCATCCCCTGCAGTGAAGAATCGTCTGAAAGAGACAACAGAGGATGCAATAAAATATGGG GCATTTGGGATGCCTGCTGTTGTGGCACATTTTAATGGGGAACAGCATCTCTTTTTTGGCTCTGATCGTTTAGAGCTGCTAGGAAGTGTTATAG GAGAAAAATGGCTGGGACCAGTTCCTTCACTTCCAAGCCCCAAGATGTGA